The following coding sequences lie in one Arachis hypogaea cultivar Tifrunner chromosome 9, arahy.Tifrunner.gnm2.J5K5, whole genome shotgun sequence genomic window:
- the LOC112711735 gene encoding uncharacterized protein, with product MNEIGRKRHVREPPCVPFLWEVRPGIAKKDWKPELCSCSSQFPCPEPPLKLIASVPFLWEEKPGIPLPNFSLYSSSLDNIVSNDESSEAITGMELETFRFDIDESMEEKSLVEPEVETTLWATCSETESCTSSYETGRSSPTGATFLECLFPLYPPKSGFLERDENLLFSTQPAEVKAEEDVDDGECTNGSQMMMRKVPTLGELIMMSRRRSCRRKALHMNWDHNPPKEMRRKEDFGCFNIVEGLFKRSYLPRMKLVKARQATMIIEPKLTI from the exons ATGAATGAAATAGGGAGGAAGAGACATGTTAGAGAGCCACCTTGTGTTCCATTTCTATGGGAAGTAAGGCCAGGCATTGCTAAGAAAGATTGGAAGCCAGAGTTGTGTTCATGTAGCAGCCAGTTTCCTTGTCCTGAACCTCCACTCAAACTAATAGCCTCAGTTCCCTTTCTTTGGGAAGAAAAACCTGGAATTCCACTACCTAATTTCTCACTTTATTCTTCTTCACTGGATAACATTGTTTCCAATGATGAGAGTAGTGAAGCTATTACTGGCATGGAGCTTGAAACATTTAGGTTTGACATTGATGAATCAATGGAGGAAAAGTCATTGGTTGAACCTGAAGTTGAAACCACATTGTGGGCAACTTGCTcagagacagagagttgcacaaGCAGCTATGAAACAGGAAGGTCAAGTCCAACTGGTGCCACTTTCTTAGAATGCCTATTTCCATTGTATCCACCAAAATCAGGCTTTCTTGAAAGGGATGAGAACTTACTGTTTTCAACTCAACCAGCAGAAGTAAAGGCAGAAGAAGATGTTGATGATGGAGAGTGTACTAATGGCAGtcagatgatgatgaggaaggtgcCAACACTTGGAGAACTAATCAtgatgagtagaagaagaagctgcAGAAGGAAAGCACTTCACATGAACTGGGATCATAATCCACCTAAG GAAATGAGAAGAAAGGAAGATTTTGGATGCTTCAACATAGTTGAGGGACTATTCAAGAGAAGCTACTTGCCGAGAATGAAACTAGTCAAGGCAAGGCAGGCGACGATGATAATAGAGCCAAAGCTCACAatataa
- the LOC112711734 gene encoding ATP sulfurylase 1, chloroplastic: protein MASMATFFVKTSFPSHSLTKSFETRFAPPLKVNVFVGARSRIHPGLRVSSGLIEPDGGKLVELVVDHSARDLKKGEAFQLPRVKLSRIDIEWVHVLSEGWASPLRGFMRENEFLQTLHFNSLRLDDGSAVNMSVPIVLAIDDEQKQRIGDSKRVALFDSSGNPVAILNDIEIYKHPKEERIARTWGTTAPGLPYVEQTITNAGNWLIGGDLEVIEPVKYNDGLDHFRLSPSELRNEFAKRNADAVFAFQLRNPVHNGHALLMTDTRKRLLDMGYKNPILLLHPLGGYTKADDVPLEWRMKQHEKVLEDGVLDPETTVVSIFPSPMHYAGPTEVQWHAKARINAGANFYIVGRDPAGMSHPVEKRDLYDADHGKKVLSMAPGLERLNILPFRVAAYDKTQGRMAFFDPSRPQDFLFISGTKMRTLARNKESPPDGFMCPGGWKVLVDYYDSLVLSGNGTMPEAVPA from the exons ATGGCGTCCATGGCTACCTTCTTCGTGAAAACCTCCTTCCCCTCTCATTCTCTGACCAAATCGTTTGAGACCCGTTTTGCGCCACCCTTGAAAGTCAACGTCTTTGTCGGAGCCAGGTCGAGAATCCATCCGGGGCTCCGAGTTTCGAGCGGGTTGATCGAACCCGACGGAGGGAAGCTGGTGGAGCTGGTGGTGGATCATTCGGCGAGGGATTTGAAGAAAGGAGAGGCCTTTCAGCTCCCGAGGGTGAAGCTCTCAAGAATCGACATCGAATGGGTCCACGTGCTCAGCGAAGGTTGGGCGAGCCCACTTCGAGGGTTCATGAGAGAGAACGAGTTCCTCCAAACGCTTCATTTTAACTCGCTCCGACTCGATGACGGGTCGGCGGTGAACATGTCCGTGCCGATCGTGCTTGCCATTGATGATGAGCAGAAGCAACGAATCGGGGATTCAAAAAGAGTCGCGCTTTTTGATTCCAGTGGCAACCCTGTCGCCATTCTCAATGA TATTGAAATTTATAAGCACCCTAAAGAAGAGAGGATTGCGCGAACTTGGGGAACCACTGCCCCTGGCTTACCTTATGTTGAACAAACTATTACCAATGCTGGAAATTGGCTGATTGGTGGTGACCTTGAGGTTATAGAACCTGTCAAGTACAATGACGGGCTTGATCATTTTCGCCTGTCCCCTTCTGAACTGCGCAACGAGTTTGCAAAGCGCAATGCAGACGCCGTGTTTGCATTCCAACTCCGGAATCCTGTCCACAATGGACATGCTCTGCTGATGACCGATACCCGAAAGCGGCTTCTTGATATGGGATACAAGAATCCTATTCTCTTGCTTCATCCATTGGGAGGTTACACCAAAGCAGATGATGTTCCACTTGAATGGAGAATGAAACAACATGAGAAG GTGCTTGAGGATGGTGTTCTTGATCCAGAGACAACAGTGGTATCCATATTTCCATCCCCAATGCACTATGCCGGACCGACTGAGGTACAATGGCATGCAAAGGCTAGGATCAATGCAGGAGCTAACTTCTACATTGTTGGTCGGGACCCTGCAGGCATGAGCCACCCAGTTGAGAAAAGAGACCTGTATGATGCTGACCATGGGAAGAAAGTACTGAGCATGGCACCCGGACTAGAGCGTCTAAACATTCTTCCTTTCAGG GTTGCTGCATATGACAAGACTCAGGGCCGAATGGCATTCTTTGACCCTTCAAGGCCTCAAGACTTCCTCTTCATATCAGGCACCAAG ATGCGCACGTTGGCGAGGAACAAGGAAAGTCCTCCTGATGGATTTATGTGCCCCGGTGGCTGGAAGGTGCTAGTTGACTATTACGACAGCTTAGtactctccggcaacggcacaATGCCGGAAGCTGTTCCAGCTTAG